A single region of the Mycobacterium lentiflavum genome encodes:
- a CDS encoding TetR/AcrR family transcriptional regulator translates to MAARKPSTRLSADDWLQAGYTLLAEEGARALKIERLCRQVGATRGSFYWHFEDMDGYRAALVDSWNAFREEDRQSLAEIDTLPPRERLSAMMISLVRPQHWMLERAMREWARTDQTAAANIRDADRRLLRAVTKAYGDCGFSHEDAKLRAELTFAAGIGLLHLTASPGQAQKLARHERFLDLMLAGSK, encoded by the coding sequence GTGGCCGCGCGTAAGCCCTCGACGCGCCTGTCAGCCGACGACTGGCTGCAGGCCGGCTACACCTTGCTCGCCGAGGAGGGGGCGCGCGCCCTCAAGATCGAACGCCTCTGTCGACAAGTCGGCGCCACCCGCGGCAGCTTCTATTGGCACTTCGAGGACATGGACGGTTACCGCGCCGCACTGGTCGACTCGTGGAATGCGTTCCGCGAGGAGGATCGGCAAAGCTTGGCCGAGATCGACACACTTCCGCCCCGGGAACGCCTGTCCGCCATGATGATTTCCTTGGTCAGGCCGCAACACTGGATGCTCGAACGCGCGATGCGGGAATGGGCCCGCACCGATCAAACCGCCGCCGCGAACATCCGGGACGCGGATCGCCGCCTGCTTCGCGCCGTCACAAAGGCCTATGGCGACTGCGGATTCAGCCACGAGGACGCCAAACTGCGGGCGGAGCTGACCTTCGCGGCGGGCATCGGGCTACTGCACCTCACCGCCTCGCCCGGCCAGGCGCAGAAGCTGGCTCGACACGAACGCTTCCTGGACCTGATGCTGGCCGGTTCGAAATAG